One window of Hoplias malabaricus isolate fHopMal1 chromosome 16, fHopMal1.hap1, whole genome shotgun sequence genomic DNA carries:
- the LOC136672383 gene encoding claudin-22, whose protein sequence is MDPGVCVLELLGVFFSLTAWVCSLTTTLMSCWLTLSTELLPTESYELGLWGTCVVQELGVLECRPYDSLLGLPPDIRLARVLMLATLATGLMGLTLAIPGIYVVNSCRGTETIKAKRTLKMLGGILCLGAGVLGLVPVSYVAHLTVLRFFDESVPDVVPRWEFGDALFWGWAASFLHLAAGSLLVTSCLCLQGELCPVPASIPLQGGHTDPELSPGQRAEYV, encoded by the coding sequence ATGGACCCGGGGGTCTGTGTCCTGGAGCTGCTCGGCGTCTTCTTCTCTCTGACCGCCTGGGTGTGTTCGCTGACCACTACCTTGATGTCCTGCTGGCTCACATTGTCCACGGAACTCCTGCCGACGGAGAGCTATGAGCTGGGCCTGTGGGGGACATGTGTTGTGCAGGAGCTGGGGGTTCTGGAGTGCCGGCCATACGACAGCCTCCTGGGCCTGCCGCCAGACATTCGGTTGGCCAGGGTCCTCATGCTGGCCACCCTGGCCACTGGACTGATGGGCCTGACTTTGGCCATCCCTGGGATCTACGTGGTCAATAGCTGCAGGGGCACAGAGACCATCAAAGCCAAGAGGACCCTCAAGATGTTGGGTGGGATACTGTGTTTGGGAGCAGGAGTTCTTGGCCTGGTCCCTGTGTCCTATGTAGCCCATCTGACTGTTCTGAGGTTCTTTGATGAGTCCGTACCAGACGTTGTCCCACGCTGGGAGTTTGGGGATGCACTCTTCTGGGGCTGGGCAGCTTCATTCCTGCATCTGGCTGCTGGGTCACTGCTGGTCACCTCCTGCCTCTGTCTGCAAGGGGAGCTGTGTCCTGTCCCAGCATCTATTCCACTACAAGGAGGACATACTGATCCTGAACTGTCTCCCGGACAGAGGGCTGAGTATGTATGA
- the clcn4 gene encoding H(+)/Cl(-) exchange transporter 4 produces the protein MAEAEGISSATPTEEMNGAGNLMDFLDEPIPDVGTYEDFHTIDWLREKSRDTDRHRKITNRSKESIWEFVKSLLDAWSGWVVMLLIGLLSGTLAGVIDLAVDWMTDLKEGVCLSAFWYSHEQCCWTSNETTFADRDKCPQWQKWAELMTGYTEGAGVYLLNYFLYVLWALFFSFLAVSLVRVFAPYACGSGIPEIKTILSGFIIRGYLGKWTLLIKTVTLVLAVSSGLSLGKEGPLVHVACCCGNLFCSLFSKYSKNEGKRREVLSAAAAAGVSVAFGAPIGGVLFSLEEVSYYFPLKTLWRSFFAALVAAFTLRSINPFGNNRLVLFYVEYHTPWYMAELVPFILLGVFGGLWGTLFIRGNIAWCRRRKTTQLGKYPVLEVIVVTGITAILAFPNPYTRRSTSELISELFNDCGALESSQLCDYINNPNMSRPEDDIPDRPAGKGVYMALWQLALALIFKIVITIFTFGMKIPSGLFIPSMAVGAIAGRIVGIAVEQMAYHHHDWIIFKNWCRPGADCVTPGLYAMVGAAACLGGVTRMTVSLVVIMFELTGGLEYIVPLMAAAVTSKWVADAFGKEGIYEAHIRLNGYPYLDQDEFTHRTLATDVMRPRRNEPPLSVLTQDSTTVEDVETLIKETDYNGFPVVVSRESERLIGFVQRRDLILAIKNARQKQDGVVSNSVVYFTEDAPQLPASNPQPLKLRRILNLSPFTVTDHTPMETVVDIFRKLGLRQCLVTRSGRLLGIITKKDVLRHMAQMMNQDPESIMFN, from the exons ATGGCGGAGGCAGAAG GGATCAGTAGTGCCACTCCCACAGAGGAGATGAATGGTGCTGGGAACCTGATGGACTTCTTAGACGAACCCATCCCTGATGTGGGGACGTATGAAGATTTCCACACCATCGACTGGCTCAGGGAGAAATCCAGAGACACTGACCGCCACAGGAAG ATAACAAACAGGAGTAAGGAGTCTATCTGGGAGTTTGTAAAGAGTCTGCTGGATGCTTGGTCAGGATGGGTGGTGATGCTTCTTATCGGACTCCTGTCAG GCACCCTTGCTGGTGTGATAGACCTTGCTGTAGACTGGATGACGGATCTGAAAGAGGGAGTTTGTTTATCTGCTTTCTGGTACAGTCacgagcagtgctgctggacctCCAATGAGACCACCTTTGCTGACAGAGACAAATGTCCCCAGTGGCAGAAGTGGGCAGAGTTAATGACTGGATATACTGAG ggtGCTGGGGTGTATTTGTTGAACTATTTTCTGTATGTGCTGTGGGCATTGTTCTTCTCCTTTCTGGCTGTGTCTCTGGTCAGAGTGTTTGCGCCTTATGCCTGTGGGTCTGGAATACCTGAG ATTAAGACTATTCTGAGTGGGTTTATAATCCGAGGTTACCTGGGAAAGTGGACATTGCTGATCAAGACAGTCACTCTAGTTTTGGCTGTGTCATCCGGACTCAGTCTAGGAAAGGAAGGTCCATTGGTCCATGTGGCCTGTTGCTGTGGCAACCTCTTCTGCAGCCTTTTTTCCAAGTACAGCAAGAACGAAGGAAAGCGAAGAGAG GTTctgtctgctgctgctgctgcgggGGTTTCTGTAGCCTTTGGTGCTCCAATTGGGGGAGTTCTTTTCAGCTTAGAAGAG GTGAGTTATTACTTCCCTCTGAAAACTCTATGGCGCTCTTTCTTCGCTGCCTTGGTGGCTGCCTTCACGCTGCGCTCCATTAACCCTTTTGGGAACAACCGGCTGGTGCTGTTTTACGTAGAGTACCATACACCGTGGTACATGGCTGAGCTGGTGCCATTCATTCTCCTGGGCGTCTTTGGAGGCCTGTGGGGAACGCTGTTCATCCGTGGCAACATCGCCTGGTGCCGGCGGCGCAAGACCACCCAGCTGGGCAAGTATCCTGTGCTGGAGGTGATTGTGGTGACCGGTATAACGGCTATACTGGCCTTCCCCAATCCGTACACGCGCCGCAGCACCAGTGAACTCATCTCGGAGCTCTTTAATGACTGTGGAGCACTGGAGTCCTCACAACTCTGTGATTATATCAACAACCCCAACATGAGCCGACCTGAGGATGACATCCCGGACAGACCTGCAGGAAAGGGGGTCTACATGGCCCTCTGGCAGCTAGCGTTGGCACTGATCTTTAAAATTGTCATCACAATCTTCACCTTTGGCATGAAG ATTCCATCAGGGTTGTTTATCCCCAGTATGGCAGTGGGGGCTATAGCTGGCCGGATCGTGGGCATCGCTGTGGAGCAAATGGCCTACCACCACCATGACTGGATCATCTTTAAGAACTGGTGTCGTCCTGGAGCTGACTGTGTGACCCCTGGCCTCTACGCTATGGTGGGGGCTGCAGCGTGTCTTG GTGGGGTCACTCGGATGACTGTCTCTCTGGTGGTCATCATGTTTGAGCTGACCGGAGGGTTAGAGTACATCGTGCCACTCATGGCTGCTGCAGTAACCAGTAAGTGGGTGGCGGATGCCTTTGGTAAGGAGGGCATCTATGAGGCCCACATTCGTCTCAACGGCTACCCATACCTGGACCAGGATGAGTTCACGCACCGTACGTTGGCCACAGATGTGATGCGTCCACGCAGGAACGAGCCCCCACTGTCTGTTCTGACACAGGACAGCACCACAGTTGAGGACGTGGAAACCCTGATCAAAGAGACAGACTACAACGGCTTCCCAGTGGTGGTGTCGCGAGAGTCTGAGAGGCTCATCGGATTCGTCCAGCGCAGGGATCTGATCCTCGCTATCA AGAATGCTCGTCAGAAGCAGGATGGAGTGGTCAGTAACTCTGTGGTATACTTCACGGAGGACGCCCCTCAGCTGCCCGCCTCTAACCCACAGCCACTGAAGCTGAGACGCATCCTGAACCTCAGTCCCTTCACCGTGACTGACCACACGCCCATGGAGACCGTGGTGGACATCTTCCGCAAGCTTGGCCTG